A genome region from Flavobacterium sp. CFS9 includes the following:
- a CDS encoding SRPBCC domain-containing protein — protein MSTTNFTTVIIVDESPQEVFDAVTNVRGWWSEEIEGNSAKLNDEFDYHYEDIHRCKVKIIEVIPNQKIVWLVEQNYFKFTEDKTEWTGTHPTFEISQKNGKTELRFTHVGLVPEYECFEICRGAWTNYIGNSLLKLITTGKGEPNATGKPQTENEKKLSEKE, from the coding sequence ATGAGTACAACAAATTTTACCACAGTTATAATTGTAGACGAGTCTCCGCAGGAAGTTTTCGATGCTGTTACGAATGTTCGCGGCTGGTGGTCGGAAGAAATCGAAGGCAATAGTGCGAAACTAAACGATGAATTTGACTATCATTACGAAGATATCCATCGTTGTAAAGTAAAAATCATAGAAGTAATTCCGAATCAGAAAATAGTCTGGCTGGTAGAGCAAAACTACTTCAAATTCACGGAAGATAAAACGGAATGGACGGGAACTCACCCAACTTTTGAGATTTCGCAAAAAAACGGTAAGACGGAACTTCGTTTTACCCACGTGGGTTTAGTACCGGAATACGAATGTTTTGAAATTTGCAGAGGTGCGTGGACCAATTATATCGGAAACAGTCTGCTTAAATTAATTACAACCGGAAAAGGGGAACCAAACGCCACCGGAAAACCTCAAACAGAAAACGAGAAAAAACTTTCTGAAAAAGAATAA
- a CDS encoding ester cyclase produces MTKKEIARDFLKLAANGHSHEAFRLHAGENFKHHNAYFKGDAETLMLAMEESTRKNPNKTLTIHHILEDKDLVAVHSHLKQTPSDIGFAVVHILRFELDKIVEFWDLGQSIPTEMINENGMF; encoded by the coding sequence ATGACTAAGAAAGAAATCGCACGCGACTTTTTAAAACTCGCTGCAAACGGACATTCACACGAAGCTTTTCGTCTACATGCCGGCGAGAATTTCAAACATCACAATGCTTATTTTAAAGGAGATGCTGAAACGCTGATGCTAGCCATGGAAGAATCAACACGAAAGAATCCCAATAAAACTTTGACGATACACCATATTCTGGAAGATAAAGATCTTGTCGCTGTACATTCGCATCTGAAACAAACTCCTTCTGATATTGGTTTTGCTGTCGTGCATATCCTGCGTTTTGAATTGGATAAAATTGTGGAGTTTTGGGATCTAGGGCAATCCATTCCTACCGAAATGATTAATGAAAATGGGATGTTCTAA
- a CDS encoding GNAT family N-acetyltransferase: MIASAYTLRNALPSEFEEIGKILISVYSQLEGFPKENEQPNYYKMLANIGDFTLQPQTELLVAADEHNTILGAVVYFNDMKNYGSGGIATQEQNSAGFRLLGVAPTARGKGIGKLLTQECIQKAAANKRAQLIIHSTLAMKTAWEMYEKLGFKRSEDLDFMQGELAVFGFRLPLNS; encoded by the coding sequence ATGATTGCTTCAGCTTATACCCTGCGCAATGCGCTCCCTTCCGAATTTGAAGAAATAGGAAAAATCCTTATTAGTGTTTACTCACAATTAGAAGGTTTCCCTAAAGAAAATGAGCAGCCCAACTATTACAAAATGCTGGCTAATATTGGCGATTTTACACTTCAACCGCAAACCGAGCTTTTAGTCGCTGCTGACGAACACAATACTATTCTTGGTGCTGTGGTCTATTTTAATGATATGAAAAACTATGGTTCAGGCGGGATTGCTACTCAGGAACAAAACTCAGCCGGATTTCGATTACTGGGAGTTGCGCCAACTGCCCGCGGAAAAGGAATTGGTAAGCTTCTAACACAGGAATGCATCCAAAAAGCTGCTGCAAACAAACGTGCTCAATTGATCATTCATTCCACTTTAGCCATGAAAACGGCCTGGGAAATGTATGAAAAACTGGGCTTCAAAAGATCTGAAGACTTAGACTTTATGCAGGGAGAACTCGCTGTATTCGGCTTTCGCCTCCCGCTTAATTCCTAA
- a CDS encoding glyoxalase, which yields MNHKAISIRPFIGAKDFEISRSFYQDLGFEEGVLDPKFSVFKTGDLAFYLQDYYDKTWNENTMIFLEVEDVDYYYNQLLALNLTEKYGVKLTPIVHQDWGSECFLHDPSGVLWHFGKFNK from the coding sequence ATGAATCATAAAGCGATATCGATCCGGCCTTTTATCGGAGCCAAAGATTTTGAGATTTCCAGAAGTTTCTATCAGGATTTAGGTTTTGAAGAAGGAGTTTTAGATCCTAAATTTTCTGTTTTTAAAACGGGAGATTTGGCCTTTTATCTTCAGGATTATTACGATAAAACCTGGAATGAAAACACCATGATTTTTTTAGAAGTAGAAGATGTCGATTACTATTACAATCAGCTTTTAGCCCTTAACTTAACGGAAAAATACGGAGTAAAACTAACACCTATCGTTCATCAGGATTGGGGAAGTGAATGTTTTTTGCACGATCCTTCAGGTGTTTTGTGGCATTTCGGGAAGTTTAATAAGTAA
- a CDS encoding DUF2625 domain-containing protein, whose amino-acid sequence MVLKFPLIVLTFLTLTVTAQNKMKKAEELIDKADPGWTLVEDWIKTAKNKVEILPVDALKAKEVLYKTQVTTRSPMGAIVYHTGGLLIDDGWIRILGSGNAKFNRTLPDWNKGKSFNDFGEAAPFLLVADDAIGGFYLLNGGGLGTDVGKMYYFSPDNLEYEQLDITYSEFLGFCFDNDLDKFYQGNRWNGWRAEVSKLKGDEVFNFYPFLWTAEGNDINKNSRKIISVQEQYGLNLDLRKQLGFDK is encoded by the coding sequence ATGGTACTAAAATTTCCTTTAATTGTATTGACCTTTTTAACTCTTACAGTAACTGCGCAAAATAAAATGAAAAAAGCCGAAGAACTTATAGACAAAGCCGATCCGGGATGGACTCTGGTCGAAGACTGGATTAAAACAGCAAAGAATAAAGTAGAAATTTTACCTGTTGATGCCTTAAAAGCAAAAGAGGTTTTGTATAAAACTCAGGTTACCACGCGCTCGCCAATGGGAGCTATTGTGTACCATACAGGAGGTCTTTTGATCGACGATGGCTGGATTAGAATTTTAGGTTCGGGAAATGCAAAATTCAATCGCACGCTTCCGGATTGGAACAAAGGGAAATCTTTCAATGATTTTGGCGAAGCAGCACCTTTTTTATTGGTTGCTGATGATGCTATTGGAGGTTTCTACCTTTTAAATGGAGGAGGATTGGGCACTGATGTTGGAAAAATGTATTATTTCTCTCCTGATAATCTCGAGTACGAACAGCTGGATATTACGTATTCTGAGTTTTTAGGATTCTGTTTCGACAATGATCTGGATAAGTTCTATCAGGGCAACAGATGGAACGGATGGAGAGCCGAAGTATCAAAATTAAAAGGTGATGAAGTTTTTAACTTTTATCCTTTTTTATGGACAGCTGAAGGAAACGATATTAATAAAAATTCACGAAAGATAATTTCGGTTCAGGAACAATACGGACTGAATTTAGATTTGCGAAAACAACTGGGTTTTGATAAATAG
- a CDS encoding GNAT family N-acetyltransferase, whose translation MNTPLLNLQPEILEDDLVQLIPLQENDFEKLYKVASDPLIWEQHPNKNRYEREVFQNFFEGAMESKGAFLIIDKSTGEIAGSTRFYEYDLENKTVFIGYTFYGRKFWGTGFNAQVKKMMLDYAFKAVDKVQFHIGAENFRSQKAIEKLGAVKIGEINVAYYNEPSRYNFVYELKK comes from the coding sequence ATGAATACTCCGCTTTTAAATCTGCAGCCTGAAATTTTGGAGGATGATCTGGTCCAATTAATTCCGCTTCAGGAAAATGATTTTGAAAAATTATACAAAGTCGCTTCAGATCCTTTAATTTGGGAACAGCATCCGAATAAAAACCGTTATGAAAGAGAAGTTTTTCAAAATTTCTTTGAAGGTGCTATGGAAAGCAAAGGTGCTTTTCTGATCATCGATAAATCAACCGGAGAAATTGCAGGCAGCACCCGATTTTATGAATATGACCTTGAAAACAAAACGGTTTTTATTGGGTATACTTTCTACGGAAGAAAATTTTGGGGCACAGGATTTAATGCTCAGGTGAAAAAGATGATGCTGGATTACGCTTTTAAAGCAGTTGACAAAGTTCAGTTTCATATTGGAGCGGAAAATTTCCGTTCTCAAAAAGCCATAGAAAAACTGGGTGCAGTAAAAATAGGAGAAATAAACGTTGCTTATTACAATGAGCCATCACGTTATAATTTTGTATACGAATTAAAAAAATAA
- a CDS encoding cation:proton antiporter encodes MIEFFRHFLQEFELPLSNPVLIFSLILFIILLSPILLKKINIPGIIGLIISGVIIGPHGLNILAKNSAVDLFSTIGLLYIMFIAGLELDMNEFKANRNKSLLFGFFTFILPLSIGFPVCFYLLKYDFNASFLTASMFATHTLVAYPIVSKLGIAKNQAVAITVGGTILTDTAVLIILAVIMGSSQGSLNQAFWIKLTVSLAIFSAIMFLVIPRIAKWFFKKLESEKHAHYIFVLSVVFFAAFLAEVAGVEPIIGAFVAGLALNPLIPHSSALMNRIEFIGNSLFIPFFLISVGMLVDISVILSGPTALIVAGTLSVVAIFGKWIAAFFTQIVFRYTKTERQLIFGLSSAHAAATLAVILVGFKAKILDENILNGTIILILITCIVASFATEKAAKKIAICEEEVSNEDANGDQILDEHILIPLAKTSATESLLDFALLIKDKKSSNPVTLLTIVPNNDQAEINILKYRKAVDKFVIQGSASEVKINTIARIDHNPASGIARTSKEIMSDIVIVGWPRKTGFLDKIFGENVDSIINNVDKCLFICRFQRTFIEEKRLVFICPPFSERGVGFPLLLQKISRLSQELSIPIVIYSEYKTHEAIVQIAAKLKLNAKLGFKSILNWDDFESISDEIKATDLIVFNLSRKGSVSYQSIFDRLPQKFEKSFSDNNLILVYAQEDRKETAMDAYDDFTATPLTKGLEAIEQIGRGLGNILKKG; translated from the coding sequence ATGATAGAATTTTTCAGGCATTTTTTACAAGAATTCGAATTACCACTCAGTAATCCGGTATTGATTTTTTCTTTGATCCTTTTCATTATTCTTTTATCACCGATTTTACTGAAAAAAATAAATATTCCGGGAATTATCGGACTTATAATTTCGGGAGTAATCATTGGACCTCACGGATTGAATATTCTCGCCAAGAATTCGGCGGTTGATTTGTTTTCGACAATCGGACTCTTATATATCATGTTTATTGCAGGTCTGGAATTGGACATGAATGAGTTTAAAGCCAATAGGAATAAGAGTTTATTATTTGGATTTTTCACCTTTATCTTACCCTTATCAATTGGATTTCCGGTTTGTTTTTATCTGTTGAAATATGATTTTAATGCCAGTTTTTTAACAGCGAGTATGTTTGCCACTCACACACTGGTGGCGTATCCGATTGTGAGTAAACTTGGAATCGCAAAAAATCAGGCAGTGGCTATTACGGTTGGAGGAACTATTTTAACAGATACTGCCGTTTTGATTATTTTGGCGGTGATTATGGGAAGCAGTCAGGGAAGTCTGAATCAGGCTTTCTGGATTAAACTGACGGTTTCACTGGCCATTTTCTCGGCCATCATGTTTTTGGTTATTCCAAGAATAGCGAAGTGGTTCTTTAAAAAATTAGAAAGCGAAAAACACGCCCACTATATATTTGTACTTTCAGTGGTATTTTTTGCAGCGTTTTTAGCAGAGGTAGCGGGAGTAGAACCTATTATTGGAGCATTCGTTGCCGGTTTAGCGTTAAACCCTTTAATTCCGCATTCATCAGCTTTGATGAACAGAATTGAGTTTATTGGGAATTCTCTATTTATTCCATTTTTCCTGATTTCAGTGGGAATGCTGGTAGACATCAGCGTGATCCTGAGCGGACCAACTGCTTTAATTGTAGCTGGAACTTTGAGCGTTGTGGCCATTTTTGGAAAATGGATCGCAGCCTTTTTTACGCAGATTGTATTTCGATATACCAAAACCGAAAGACAGCTTATTTTTGGATTGAGCAGTGCTCATGCTGCTGCAACTTTAGCCGTTATCTTGGTTGGATTTAAAGCCAAAATCTTAGACGAAAATATCCTGAACGGAACGATTATTTTAATTCTCATTACTTGTATTGTGGCTTCTTTTGCGACAGAAAAAGCAGCTAAAAAGATTGCGATTTGCGAAGAAGAAGTTTCAAATGAAGATGCCAATGGTGATCAGATTCTGGACGAGCATATCCTGATTCCGTTAGCCAAAACGTCGGCTACGGAAAGTTTGTTGGATTTTGCACTTTTGATAAAAGATAAAAAATCATCTAATCCGGTGACGCTTTTAACGATTGTACCGAATAACGATCAGGCAGAAATTAACATCTTAAAATATCGAAAAGCGGTTGATAAATTTGTCATTCAGGGTTCTGCTTCAGAAGTAAAAATCAATACGATTGCCAGAATCGACCACAATCCGGCAAGTGGAATTGCGAGAACGTCCAAAGAAATCATGTCGGATATTGTGATCGTGGGATGGCCTAGAAAAACTGGCTTTCTGGATAAAATTTTCGGTGAAAATGTAGACTCGATCATCAATAATGTCGATAAATGTTTATTCATCTGCAGGTTTCAAAGAACATTTATTGAGGAGAAAAGATTGGTTTTTATCTGTCCGCCTTTTTCTGAAAGAGGGGTTGGATTTCCCCTGCTGCTGCAAAAGATCTCCCGATTGTCTCAGGAATTAAGTATTCCGATCGTTATTTATTCAGAATACAAAACACATGAAGCTATTGTGCAGATTGCGGCTAAATTGAAATTAAATGCCAAACTAGGTTTTAAAAGTATTTTGAACTGGGATGATTTTGAATCGATTTCGGACGAAATTAAAGCTACTGACCTGATTGTTTTCAATCTGTCCAGAAAAGGGTCCGTTTCGTACCAATCCATTTTCGACAGATTACCGCAGAAATTTGAAAAATCATTTAGTGATAACAACCTGATTCTGGTTTATGCACAAGAAGACCGTAAAGAGACTGCTATGGATGCCTACGATGATTTCACAGCAACACCATTGACAAAAGGTTTGGAAGCTATAGAACAAATTGGTCGTGGTTTGGGTAATATTTTGAAAAAAGGTTAG
- a CDS encoding SRPBCC family protein has protein sequence MKTENNHFAKAEMLIRKPVSEVFQAFTDPEITSKFWFTKSSGKLEQNTTTEWTWEMYGFSLTVTTHVLEENKKIVIEWGAPNETSIVEWIFSPLNENDTFVSITNSGLKGDLDKIIDQVRNSTEGFTLVLAGAKAYLEHKIQLNLVLDRFPKGLE, from the coding sequence ATGAAAACAGAAAACAACCACTTCGCAAAAGCCGAAATGCTGATTAGAAAACCTGTCTCAGAAGTTTTTCAGGCCTTTACAGATCCGGAAATCACCAGTAAATTTTGGTTTACAAAAAGTTCCGGAAAACTGGAACAAAACACTACTACTGAATGGACCTGGGAAATGTATGGATTTTCATTAACGGTGACTACTCATGTTTTAGAAGAAAATAAAAAAATCGTAATCGAATGGGGAGCCCCTAACGAAACCTCAATAGTCGAATGGATATTTAGTCCGTTAAACGAAAATGACACCTTTGTAAGCATCACCAATTCAGGTTTAAAAGGCGATCTGGACAAAATAATTGATCAGGTACGAAATTCTACGGAAGGATTTACTTTAGTGTTGGCCGGAGCAAAAGCTTATCTAGAACATAAAATCCAGCTGAATTTAGTTTTGGATCGATTCCCTAAAGGATTGGAATAA
- a CDS encoding aspartate/glutamate racemase family protein has protein sequence MKKIGLVGGISWVSTIDYYKLINEGVNKKLGGLQFAECLIYSLNFGDVQEKTWNHSYELLLNACLSLKNSGVDAIVLCANTAHMFANEIEHEIGLPLIHIGTETAKIITKEKITTIGLIGTSFSMEMDFYKDRLKSFGLNVLIPEKQETRDYVQYVLKEELGRGIINPDSRQNYIQIANELIRQGAEGIILGCTEIPLLLNQSDFSVPVFDTTRIHSQAIVDYILS, from the coding sequence ATGAAGAAAATTGGGCTTGTAGGCGGAATCAGCTGGGTTTCTACCATCGATTATTACAAATTGATCAACGAAGGAGTAAATAAAAAATTAGGAGGTCTCCAATTTGCTGAATGTCTGATTTATTCGTTGAATTTTGGCGATGTTCAGGAAAAAACATGGAATCATTCCTATGAACTTTTACTGAATGCCTGCTTAAGTTTGAAAAACAGCGGTGTTGATGCGATTGTTTTATGCGCAAATACGGCACATATGTTTGCTAATGAAATCGAACATGAAATTGGGCTGCCGCTAATTCATATCGGAACGGAAACCGCAAAAATTATTACGAAAGAAAAAATCACGACCATTGGGCTTATAGGAACTTCATTTTCGATGGAAATGGATTTTTACAAAGATCGTCTTAAAAGTTTTGGACTGAATGTCCTGATACCCGAAAAACAGGAAACGCGAGACTACGTACAATATGTTCTAAAAGAAGAACTTGGGAGAGGAATTATCAATCCTGATTCGAGGCAAAATTATATCCAAATTGCAAATGAACTTATCCGGCAAGGTGCCGAAGGTATCATTTTAGGATGTACCGAAATTCCGCTTCTGCTTAATCAGTCCGATTTTTCTGTACCAGTTTTTGACACTACAAGAATACATTCTCAAGCCATTGTAGATTATATACTATCTTAA
- a CDS encoding DUF1772 domain-containing protein: MDTFITDTKTITLLLATLFTGLLAGIFFTWGNTVTPGIGKLDDISYLRAFQNMNRSIQNPSFFLVFFGSLLFSFATAYFHKSNTVLLSLTASAAIIYFVGVILVTILGNIPLNEMLDKTDLVPISIQEAALLRSKFEAKWNNLHLFRVVASIISFLLLIISCLLKTKP; this comes from the coding sequence ATGGACACTTTTATTACAGATACTAAAACAATTACCTTACTGCTGGCTACTTTATTCACAGGGCTTTTGGCCGGAATATTTTTTACTTGGGGCAATACTGTGACTCCGGGAATTGGAAAATTGGATGACATCAGTTATCTCAGGGCTTTTCAGAACATGAATCGCAGCATTCAGAACCCGTCTTTCTTTCTGGTCTTTTTTGGTTCTTTACTGTTTTCTTTTGCAACAGCATATTTTCATAAATCAAATACGGTTCTTTTAAGTCTTACTGCAAGTGCTGCCATTATCTATTTTGTCGGCGTTATTCTGGTTACTATTTTAGGAAACATTCCGCTTAACGAAATGCTGGATAAAACAGATCTGGTTCCTATTTCAATTCAGGAAGCAGCTCTCCTAAGAAGTAAATTTGAAGCAAAATGGAACAATCTACACCTATTCCGGGTCGTGGCTTCCATAATCTCTTTTTTACTTTTGATTATTAGCTGTTTACTAAAAACTAAACCATAA
- a CDS encoding iron chaperone, producing the protein METKKPENIDEYIGNFPNDVQEVLERIRMTIQHAAPDAKEKISYSMPAFEQNGIVVYFAAFKNHIGLYALPSGHDAFKEELSKYKSGKGSVQFPLHQPMPYDLITKIVKFRVKENLEKAKTK; encoded by the coding sequence ATGGAAACAAAGAAGCCCGAAAACATTGATGAATATATTGGTAATTTTCCAAATGATGTTCAGGAAGTCTTAGAGAGGATTCGAATGACCATTCAGCACGCAGCTCCCGATGCCAAAGAAAAAATAAGTTATTCCATGCCTGCTTTTGAGCAAAACGGAATCGTAGTTTATTTTGCGGCTTTCAAAAATCATATCGGACTTTATGCTTTGCCCAGCGGACATGATGCTTTTAAAGAAGAACTGTCAAAATACAAATCTGGAAAAGGCTCTGTACAGTTTCCTTTACATCAGCCTATGCCTTATGATTTAATTACCAAAATTGTAAAGTTCAGGGTAAAAGAAAACCTGGAAAAAGCAAAAACGAAATAA
- a CDS encoding DUF1801 domain-containing protein, translating to MAQNKTIETENSVADFINAVEDTTKRNDSFELIKLMQEQTGFEAKMWGPGIVGFGSYHYKYASGREGDAPLVAFSPRKAAISLYIYASPEKREELLSKFGKHKAEKGCIYVKKLSDIDPEILKKLISVSVEHIQELYPPQ from the coding sequence ATGGCACAAAATAAAACTATAGAAACAGAAAACAGTGTTGCCGATTTTATCAATGCTGTCGAAGATACGACCAAACGAAATGATTCTTTTGAGTTGATCAAACTGATGCAGGAACAAACAGGTTTTGAAGCCAAAATGTGGGGACCCGGCATCGTTGGTTTCGGCAGTTATCATTACAAATATGCCAGTGGTCGCGAAGGTGATGCTCCATTGGTGGCTTTTTCACCAAGAAAAGCTGCCATTTCACTTTATATTTACGCGTCACCTGAAAAAAGAGAGGAGCTACTCTCTAAATTTGGAAAACACAAAGCCGAAAAAGGTTGCATTTATGTCAAGAAATTAAGCGATATTGACCCAGAAATTCTTAAAAAATTGATCTCTGTGTCAGTCGAACATATACAAGAACTATATCCCCCTCAATAA
- a CDS encoding TIGR00730 family Rossman fold protein: MKRITVFCGSSFGTDTIYKEQAALLGKTLAQQNIELVYGGANVGLMGAVADGVLNAGGKAIGVLPNFLRSKEIAHLGLTELIVVESMHERKTKMNDLCDGVIALPGGFGTLEELFEMLTWGQLGLHKKPIGILNIDGFYDSLIELTKVMVEKGLLKSVNQEMLLVSNTIENLLYQMKNYVPPTTGKWIDATQS, encoded by the coding sequence ATGAAAAGAATAACTGTTTTCTGTGGTTCCAGTTTTGGAACTGACACAATTTACAAAGAACAGGCAGCCTTGCTTGGAAAAACTTTAGCACAACAAAATATCGAATTGGTTTACGGCGGTGCAAATGTTGGTCTGATGGGCGCTGTCGCCGACGGAGTTTTGAACGCAGGTGGAAAAGCAATTGGTGTACTGCCAAACTTTTTAAGATCAAAAGAAATTGCACATTTAGGTCTGACCGAATTAATTGTCGTGGAAAGTATGCACGAAAGAAAAACCAAAATGAATGATTTATGTGACGGTGTTATTGCACTGCCGGGTGGTTTTGGAACTTTGGAAGAACTTTTTGAAATGCTCACCTGGGGACAATTAGGTTTGCATAAAAAACCAATCGGCATTCTGAACATCGATGGCTTTTATGATTCTCTGATTGAACTAACCAAAGTTATGGTGGAGAAAGGTTTGTTAAAATCCGTTAATCAGGAAATGCTTCTGGTAAGCAATACTATTGAGAATTTATTGTATCAAATGAAAAACTATGTTCCGCCAACCACCGGAAAATGGATCGATGCAACACAATCCTAG
- a CDS encoding MBL fold metallo-hydrolase, which translates to MITPFLLIILVLGLTLYFFLQHPKFGKAPSGERLALIQKSPQFKNGKFENQNFTPELAEGYGYPQVLYDFLLKKVDRKTPSDIIPSIKTNLLELPLEKEVLIWFGHSSYFIQLEGKRFLIDPVLSGNASPIPGTTKAFKGTDIYKVDDLPEIDYLLITHDHYDHLDYETILQLKSKTKQIICSLGVGSHFEFWGFPTESIIEKDWFEKIELEQNLTLYTTPSRHFSGRSFKRCNTLWTSFVLETKDFKMYLGGDSGYDTHFKEIGNQFGPFDIALIDNGQYNPAWKYIHNLPEDVIKAMKDLNAKRVFPVHSSKFSLAPHSWDEPLKKVTELNNLSENPIPLITPMIGELVELKNEKQQFQQWWKGIK; encoded by the coding sequence ATGATTACACCTTTTCTACTTATAATTCTGGTTTTAGGCCTTACACTATACTTCTTTTTACAGCATCCAAAATTTGGTAAAGCACCTTCAGGAGAAAGATTGGCATTGATTCAGAAATCACCTCAGTTTAAAAACGGCAAATTCGAAAATCAAAACTTTACACCGGAATTGGCTGAAGGTTACGGGTACCCTCAGGTTTTATATGATTTTCTTCTTAAAAAAGTAGACAGGAAAACCCCGTCTGACATAATCCCATCCATCAAAACCAATTTACTGGAACTGCCTCTTGAAAAAGAGGTACTGATTTGGTTTGGACACTCTTCGTATTTCATCCAGCTTGAAGGGAAACGCTTTTTAATTGACCCTGTTCTCAGCGGCAATGCCTCCCCGATTCCAGGTACTACAAAAGCATTCAAAGGAACTGATATTTACAAGGTCGACGACCTTCCGGAAATTGATTATTTATTGATCACGCACGATCACTATGATCATCTTGATTATGAAACCATTCTTCAATTAAAATCCAAAACAAAACAAATCATCTGTTCTCTTGGGGTAGGTTCTCACTTTGAGTTTTGGGGATTTCCAACTGAAAGCATAATCGAAAAAGACTGGTTTGAAAAAATAGAACTCGAGCAGAATTTAACGCTTTATACCACTCCTTCAAGGCATTTCTCAGGCAGAAGCTTTAAACGATGCAACACGCTTTGGACCTCGTTTGTACTGGAAACCAAAGATTTTAAAATGTATCTGGGCGGCGATAGCGGCTATGATACTCACTTTAAAGAAATCGGCAATCAATTTGGGCCTTTTGATATCGCTCTTATCGACAACGGCCAATACAATCCTGCATGGAAATACATTCATAATTTACCCGAAGACGTTATCAAGGCCATGAAAGATTTGAATGCCAAAAGAGTATTTCCGGTGCATTCTTCTAAGTTTTCACTAGCCCCTCATTCCTGGGACGAACCTTTGAAAAAAGTAACTGAATTAAATAATTTATCGGAAAACCCAATTCCATTAATTACTCCGATGATCGGGGAATTAGTCGAACTAAAAAATGAAAAACAGCAATTTCAGCAATGGTGGAAAGGCATAAAATAA